In Spirosoma aureum, a single genomic region encodes these proteins:
- a CDS encoding AsmA family protein → MNISLKRWVKLLLLLAAIPFLIVGVAYFILVSKLKDVMEFAVWKQTKGGYALNSKDIKLSIFDKTVRIDDLVFTRKDTRNVPVYYDVKIPKAHLSIESWRELLVNKRLLIDSFLIEKPEVVIHDYKVHEKNRHQTSFHTSMILENLQKTLDHLHAKSFVIQEGSLTLFKRNSAEPLRIKNVTLTVHNFLKIDNNDKRLFGSDNLELALGRQRWVLSDGKNILSFRGLRFSSASQLFEIDSVHFHKPATAEQDEVILRAEKFYFNSKHLPAIYQKGELSLDTLICVRPVLTLPLTTQRVPVKDTSIHSNIKSLFKNVAIRYTEIKDGEILLGSPKNNALKAGTQKANLNIFNLKVNPQNEHLITTDSINLNLNNISFFSKDSLFKISVERFTLLNDDVLFKNVHYGPASPKVAGKGMTFTAPALRLNNISLDDLIRKRLVATDAELVNPNITLIATRKEPSKPRITANHDTVTRKKTDIYQTLNSFGELLRVDRFHIINGSGQYKLAGKTKPVHAELKGLNALIMVKDLLASDSLIKIKRAIADLKVEQMNVAANGLKMQLSRYRMNGRHRFNWVDKLQIDLASGITIAAGKLYWEAFSWDVLQQTKVIQIDQVRVQDLLVDAKIKPKVTAAEPVVASADKPQAKGLPKLRIRKLLADHLKLKASLPKNVLAGFEGYTIDVSELTTDPTYFRWAQFLGNLNNLYFRQPNGKQIAVAQIALHSHQHTVLSDIRYAANSQGKIMQVVLPKMQIKGPFPSTDFTNISLSSVLLDRPEVTMLTEPKQQSGVSATAKAFSIPLNLALHELNIKQARLNLITKKGKDSTQLQTVVDVEAKSIHARKHEDATFASIRVSPADLKLAMPKIKTTVQSVNVQLTNGKLLATKDGKPSLTTHLLANLTLHDLHPTLTSKKNTTPPELRIKGVAGTIDMPNFRWTAGQKMAWPTFVDHANVAITDLSFKSARSTIKAGKVSWDHKYERLQLDNFQLSPLITKEEFMTPPNLQSDYITIQGEQAQLNGVKAVRWYRDSTLVVNHIVVKNIITDVSRDKRLPDPAVLPNKLMPTRLISGIKVPFHIDSISVINSQVNYHETSKITNRVGTVPLKDINGTLKTVTNRPTKSTDSLKLLASTKLLGLHIKRLHYRESYGDSLSGFHMLLRTSDLNMPELSPITNPMAAADLEDGYLEPIMARIAGNKYASVGNMRFYYKNLKLRLLGHKDTTRRSLLIKFENFVASKILRKKNQQEARIFYDRDQKKFIFGYWIKSIMSGVLTSVGVKANKKYHANYLKLSQQHTLPAED, encoded by the coding sequence CCAGTGTACTATGACGTAAAGATCCCCAAAGCTCATTTGTCTATCGAATCCTGGCGGGAACTGCTGGTTAATAAACGATTATTGATCGATAGCTTTCTGATTGAGAAACCCGAAGTCGTTATTCATGATTATAAAGTCCACGAAAAAAACCGTCACCAGACCAGTTTTCATACCTCAATGATTCTGGAAAATCTACAGAAAACCTTAGACCATTTACACGCTAAATCATTTGTTATTCAGGAGGGGTCGTTAACGCTTTTCAAGCGAAACAGCGCTGAGCCGTTACGTATTAAAAACGTTACGCTGACTGTTCATAATTTTTTGAAAATAGATAATAACGACAAACGCTTATTTGGTTCTGATAACCTGGAATTGGCCTTAGGGAGGCAACGGTGGGTATTATCGGACGGGAAAAATATACTAAGTTTTAGAGGCCTGCGATTTTCAAGCGCAAGCCAGTTGTTTGAAATAGATTCCGTACACTTTCATAAACCTGCAACTGCCGAACAGGACGAAGTAATTTTGCGGGCCGAGAAATTTTACTTCAACTCGAAGCATTTACCGGCTATTTACCAGAAAGGAGAATTATCGCTCGATACGCTTATTTGCGTAAGGCCTGTGCTTACGTTGCCACTTACTACCCAACGAGTACCTGTAAAAGACACGAGTATTCACTCGAACATTAAAAGCCTTTTCAAAAACGTTGCCATCCGTTACACGGAAATAAAAGATGGTGAAATTTTGCTGGGAAGTCCCAAAAATAATGCCCTCAAAGCAGGTACTCAGAAGGCCAATCTAAACATCTTCAATCTGAAGGTTAATCCCCAGAACGAACACCTCATAACGACGGATAGTATTAATTTAAACCTGAATAACATCTCATTTTTTTCGAAAGATAGTCTGTTCAAAATCAGCGTAGAACGGTTTACTCTGCTAAATGATGACGTTCTTTTCAAGAATGTTCATTATGGACCCGCATCGCCAAAAGTGGCCGGTAAGGGTATGACTTTTACCGCACCAGCCCTGCGCCTGAACAACATTAGTCTCGATGATTTAATCCGGAAGCGTTTGGTTGCTACCGATGCCGAATTGGTTAATCCGAACATCACACTGATCGCTACCCGAAAAGAGCCATCGAAGCCGCGAATCACCGCGAACCATGACACGGTTACGCGCAAAAAAACGGATATCTATCAGACGCTGAATAGCTTCGGTGAGTTGCTTCGGGTGGATCGATTTCATATTATAAACGGCAGTGGTCAATACAAATTAGCCGGGAAGACGAAACCCGTACATGCCGAATTAAAAGGGTTGAACGCCCTGATTATGGTCAAGGATCTACTGGCAAGTGATTCGCTCATCAAGATTAAACGGGCTATTGCTGACCTAAAAGTTGAGCAGATGAATGTTGCTGCTAATGGCTTGAAAATGCAACTTTCCAGGTATAGAATGAACGGCAGACATCGCTTTAACTGGGTCGATAAATTACAGATTGATCTGGCTAGTGGAATAACTATAGCGGCCGGTAAGCTCTATTGGGAAGCCTTTAGCTGGGATGTACTCCAGCAAACCAAAGTCATTCAGATCGATCAGGTTCGGGTGCAAGATTTATTGGTTGATGCCAAAATAAAGCCAAAAGTAACTGCTGCCGAGCCGGTTGTTGCATCTGCAGACAAACCGCAGGCTAAAGGATTGCCCAAATTGCGAATTCGTAAGTTATTGGCTGATCACCTCAAGTTGAAAGCTTCGTTGCCGAAAAATGTTTTGGCCGGTTTTGAGGGCTATACAATTGACGTGTCTGAACTTACTACCGATCCAACTTATTTCCGATGGGCGCAGTTTCTGGGTAATCTCAATAATTTATATTTCCGACAACCCAATGGCAAGCAGATCGCTGTGGCACAAATAGCCTTGCATAGTCATCAGCATACAGTCCTTTCGGACATACGTTACGCTGCTAATAGCCAGGGGAAAATAATGCAGGTAGTATTGCCGAAAATGCAGATTAAAGGCCCATTCCCATCCACTGATTTTACTAATATCAGCCTTAGTTCAGTGCTACTGGACCGGCCTGAGGTGACAATGCTTACGGAGCCTAAACAACAATCAGGTGTTTCCGCGACAGCAAAAGCATTTTCCATACCCCTTAATCTGGCGCTTCATGAGTTAAACATAAAGCAGGCCCGACTAAACCTCATTACTAAAAAAGGCAAGGATTCGACTCAACTGCAAACCGTAGTTGATGTAGAAGCTAAATCGATACATGCCAGAAAACACGAAGATGCTACATTTGCTTCGATACGTGTGAGCCCGGCCGATTTGAAACTGGCCATGCCCAAAATAAAGACAACCGTTCAGTCGGTCAATGTTCAACTAACGAATGGAAAGCTATTGGCTACCAAAGATGGGAAACCATCATTAACCACACATCTGCTGGCTAATCTAACGCTCCATGATCTGCACCCCACATTGACGTCGAAGAAAAATACGACTCCGCCAGAACTTCGGATTAAAGGGGTTGCCGGAACGATTGATATGCCGAATTTTCGTTGGACCGCTGGTCAGAAAATGGCGTGGCCAACGTTTGTCGACCATGCCAATGTAGCGATTACCGACTTATCGTTTAAGAGTGCCAGATCGACCATAAAAGCGGGCAAGGTAAGCTGGGACCATAAGTATGAGCGGCTGCAACTTGATAACTTTCAACTAAGTCCCCTGATTACCAAAGAGGAGTTTATGACTCCACCGAACCTGCAATCGGACTACATCACCATACAGGGAGAACAGGCTCAGTTAAATGGTGTTAAAGCAGTCCGCTGGTACCGTGATTCAACTCTTGTTGTCAATCATATTGTCGTTAAAAATATCATTACGGATGTTTCACGCGATAAACGATTGCCCGACCCGGCCGTTCTGCCTAATAAATTGATGCCAACCCGGTTAATCTCAGGTATTAAAGTGCCGTTTCATATTGATTCGATTAGTGTGATCAACAGCCAGGTGAATTACCATGAAACCTCAAAAATAACCAATCGGGTAGGCACTGTTCCCCTGAAAGACATCAATGGTACACTGAAAACGGTTACCAATCGACCGACTAAATCAACCGATAGTTTGAAGTTGCTGGCCAGCACAAAACTACTGGGCTTACACATCAAAAGACTACACTATCGAGAGTCGTACGGTGATTCGCTGTCGGGCTTTCACATGCTCCTGCGAACGTCGGATCTAAACATGCCGGAGCTTAGCCCGATCACTAATCCGATGGCTGCGGCTGATCTGGAAGACGGCTATCTCGAACCAATCATGGCGCGTATTGCGGGTAATAAATATGCGTCGGTTGGTAATATGCGGTTTTATTACAAAAATCTAAAACTTCGCCTGCTTGGCCATAAGGATACAACCCGGCGATCGCTGCTGATAAAATTCGAGAATTTTGTAGCCAGCAAAATATTACGGAAAAAGAACCAACAGGAAGCACGGATCTTCTATGACCGCGATCAGAAGAAGTTTATTTTCGGTTACTGGATTAAGTCCATTATGAGTGGCGTTCTAACCAGCGTTGGCGTAAAGGCCAATAAAAAATACCATGCTAATTACCTGAAACTAAGTCAGCAGCACACCTTACCCGCCGAAGATTAA